From a single Botrytis cinerea B05.10 chromosome 4, complete sequence genomic region:
- the BcCHSIIIa gene encoding BcCHSIIIa: MAYSGNGGYDEHKLQDLPPGGGNYHHPQDEEEGALPLLDSGGHGGPFNSPYDSHSQGGLRANTPPVRPVSAYSLTETYANDPQPYSSDYNSSHTYNEQLEDNPYPQTDTPLSRAGTTSTEAWRQRQAPQAGGLKRYATRKVKLVQGSVLSVDHPVPSAIKNAIQQKYRNDLEGGSEEFTHMRYTAATCDPDEFTLKNGYNLRPAMYNRHTELLIAVTYYNEDKQLTARTLHGVMQNIRDIVNLKKSDFWNVGGPAWQKIVVCLVFDGIDPCDKDTLDVLATIGIYQDGVMKKDVDGKETVAHVFEYTTQLSVTASQQLIRPTEGDANCLPPVQMMFCLKAKNTKKINSHRWLFNAFGRLLNPEVCILLDAGTKPGPKSLLSLWEGFYNDKDLGGACGEIHAMLGKGGKKLLNPLVAGQNFEYKISNILDKPLESSFGYVSVLPGAFSAYRFRAIMGRPLEQYFHGDHTLSKILGKKGIEGMNIFKKNMFLAEDRILCFELVAKAGSKWHLTYIKAAKGETDVPEGAAEFIGQRRRWLNGSFAAGMYSIMHFGRMYKSGHNIVRMFFLHIQFLYNVFSNFLSWFMLSSFWLTTTVIMDLVGTPTAASDTTALHHGWPFGDTATPIINTILKYLYLGFLLVQFILALGNRPKGSKATYIVSFVVFGVINLYVLVLSMYLVVRAFSSGDSLDTSSAKDFFESFFGDSSSSGAGIIILALAATFGLYFVASFMYMDPWHMFHSFGPYLLLMSSYINILMVYAFSNWHDVSWGTKGSDKAEALPSAKTTKVDGKAAVIEEIDRPQEDIDSQFEATVKRALSPFVPEVEDESKTLEDSYKSFRTKLLISWVFSNALLAVAITSDSVDGFGFGNTASIRTAKFFEILLYSTAFLALIRFLGCSYFLFKSGIMCCFMRR; this comes from the exons ATGGCGTACTCTGGAAACGGAGGCTATGATGAGCATAAGCTCCAAGACCTTCCACCTGGAGGGGGCAAC TACCATCACCctcaagatgaagaggaaggagCTTTACCTTTACTCGATTCTGGAGGACATGGCGGCCCATTCAACAGCCCTTACGACTCTCACTCCCAAGGAGGCCTTCGAGCGAATACTCCTCCAGTCAGACCTGTTTCTGCCTACAGTCTTACAGAAACGTATGCGAACGATCCACAACCATACAGCAGCGATTACAACTCATCCCACACATACAATGAGCAGTTAGAAGATAACCCATACCCACAAACCGACACTCCTTTGTCAAGAGCCGGGACTACCTCCACAGAGGCATGGAGACAACGACAAGCCCCTCAGGCTGGAGGTCTCAAACGTTATGCTACAAGAAAGGTTAAGCTTGTCCAGGGAAGCGTCTTGAGTGTCGATCATCCAGTACCCAGTGCTATCAAAAATGCAATTCAGCAAAAATACAGAAATGATTTGGAGGGTGGCAGCGAGGAATTCACACATATGCGTTACACCGCTGCAACTTGCGATCCCGATGAATTTACTCTGAAAAATGGTTACAATCTACGACCTGCCATGTACAATCGTCATACTGAGTTGCTCATTGCCGTTACCTATTACAACGAAGACAAGCAGTTGACTGCACGTACTCTTCACGGTGTCATGCAAAACATCCGTGATATTGTCAACCTCAAGAAATCTGATTTCTGGAATGTCGGCGGACCAGCATGGCAAAAAATTGTTGTCTGCCTTGTTTTTGATGGTATCGATCCTTGCGACAAAGACACACTCGATGTTCTTGCTACAATTGGTATCTACCAAGATGGTGTCATGAAgaaagatgttgatggaaaGGAGACTGTTGCTCACGTTTTCGAGTACACAACACAACTTTCGGTTACTGCCAGTCAACAACTTATCCGCCCAACCGAGGGTGATGCCAACTGTCTTCCTCCGGTGCAAATGATGTTTTGCTTGAAGGCAAAGAACACAAAGAAGATTAATTCCCATAGATGGCTGTTCAATGCATTTGGTCGTCTCCTTAACCCCGAAGTTTGCATCCTTTTGGATGCCGGTACGAAGCCAGGACCTAAATCGTTGTTGTCTTTGTGGGAAGGTTTCTACAACGACAAAGATCTAGGAGGTGCTTGTGGAGAGATTCACGCTATGTTAGGAAAG GGAGGCAAAAAGCTTCTGAACCCGCTTGTTGCAGGTCAAAACTTCGAGTATAAGATCAGTAACATTCTTGACAAGCCTCTAGAGAGTTCTTTCGGATATGTCAGTGTGTTGCCGGGAGCTTTCTCTGCATACCGATTCCGAGCTATTATGGGACGGCCTCTTGAACAATACTTCCACGGAGATCACACTTTGTCCAAGATTCTTGGAAAGAAGGGTATCGAGGGAATGAACATTTTCAAGAAGAACATGTTCTTGGCCGAGGACAGAATTCTCTGTTTCGAGCTTGTAGCCAAGGCTGGTAGCAAGTGGCATTTGACTTATATCAAGGCAGCTAAAGGAGAAACTGATGTACCTGAAGGAGCTGCTGAATTCATTGGTCAACGTAGAAGATGGCTTAACGGTTCCTTTGCAGCAGGAATGTATTCCATCATGCATTTCGGCAGAAT GTACAAGAGTGGTCACAATATTGTCCGCATGTTCTTCTTGcacattcaattcttataCAACGTCTTCTCCAACTTTCTCAGTTGGTTCATGTTATCTTCTTTCTGGCTCACTACTACTGTTATTATGGATCTTGTCGGTACCCCTACTGCTGCTTCGGACACTACTGCCCTTCACCATGGCTGGCCTTTCGGTGATACTGCTACCCCCATCATCAACACGATTCTGAAATATCTCTACTTGGGATTCCTACTCGTTCAATTCATTCTGGCTCTTGGTAATCGGCCTAAGGGATCCAAGGCTACTTATATTGTCTCCTTTGTCGTTTTTGGTGTTATCAATCTCTACGTCCTTGTTCTATCCATGTATCTGGTCGTTCGTGCTTTCTCGTCAGGAGATAGTCTCGATACTAGTAGTGCGAAAGATTTCTTTGAGAGTTTCTTCGGAGATAGTTCGAGTTCCGGAGCTGGTATCATTATTCTTGCTTTAGCTGCTACATTTGGATTGTACTTCGTTGCATCCTTCATGTATATGGATCCATGGCACATGTTCCATTCTTTCGGACCGTACTTGTTGCTCATGTCATCTTACATCAACATTCTCATGGTGTACGCTTTCAGTAATTGGCACGATGTTTCTTGGGGTACCAAGGGATCTGATAAAGCAGAAGCTCTTCCGTCAGCTAAAACTACGAAGGTTGATGGTAAAGCAGCAGTCATTGAAGAAATCGACAGACCGCAAGAGGATATTGATAGTCAGTTTGAGGCAACTGTCAAGCGTGCTCTTAGTCCATTTGTTCCTGAAGTTGAAGATGAGAGTAAGACCTTGGAAGATTCTTACA